CAACCCACCCAAGGGAAcccactattctgacttctacCTGGTTAGCCCTACCtggttttgaaatttatataaatggaaaggGTAGCATGTGTCTGGCTTGTTTTGCTCAACATTACCATTGTATGCACATATTTTAATGGTTGCaacaaaatgtgtatatacatatgcttGGGTGTGTACTcgtatataatattttattcttttttctttatgtcatTGTAAGTGTTTCCAAGTTACCACAGTTTTCATAATCATCATTTGTTGCATATTTCATAGGATAGGTTGCCATACCTTATTCAACCATTCCCATTTTTAGAGTATGAATAATGTTGTAACGAACATTTTCATTCATACAGCTTTTCCTGTATTTAGGATTATTCCCTTAAGATAAATTCCCCAGAATCAAACAAATCAGTTTAAAGTATGAGCATTTTTATGGTCCTTGATATTTTCAATATCAATTCTGAAAAGGATGTTCTTGAACGTAAAATTTAGATTTTGACATTGGGACTGGGAGCTGATATTGAAATTAGAGTCTAAGATACTTGTATTAAGCTACAGAGACATTCATCATAGCCTTGTTTTTAacagtgaaaaattgaaaacaagataAATATTCTCAATAAGGAATTGGTGAACAGGTCTAGTATATCCAAACAGTGTGGTACTATGCAGCCATCAAAAGTCATGAAGACgggctgtccggttagctcagttggttagagtgcagccttataacaccaagatcgtgggttcggatccctgtaccagccagctaccccaagaaaaaaaaatcatggggaAAGACATGTAATTACATGGGAAGATGATTATGATATTGTTATAAAACAGTAtatgatccctgtaccagccagtcaccaataaataaataaataaataaataaataaataaataaaacagtatatGGAACATAGTTCCATTTTTATCAAGTgcagatttttctgtatttacaaatatattaagATGGATTTTTAGACATaagattaataaattatttttaaatattgacacATATTTAATATGCATATACATGATCACATTGgtgaatgtatatatttgtagATGTTCAGTGGTTCTTGGGGTAATGAGGTCTTCATCCTCCCCCTCTTTTTTTGCTTgtatttatatttccaaaattaCTTACAAAAAATTATATGTTACTTCTTTGTGttattaaaaagaagagaggGTATTTTGCTTGTCTGCTTCACAGAAGACATTTGAAGCTCCTGCTGAGGCTGAGAAGGAGTTTGCCTACTGCAGAATTTTGTCAGACCATGTGCTGGGGATGTGGTCCTTCCAGCCCAGCTGGGGGTAAGGCTGCACAGCCACTCCAGATGTGACTCTGTCCTGAGGTCAGCAGTGAAGGTCCCAGGACGCCGCCATCTCTTGTCCTTCCCTTGATCCAGCAGGGATGTCAGGTGCCACAGTAGGGCCCCTCCCAGTTTGTATTTCAGTTTGCACATTtgccacctcctctcctctcctctccataGGTTCTGGAGCCATTGTTGCTGCCATTGTGGTGGTTGTCATTATCATCTTCACTGTGGTTCTGATTCTGCTGAAGATGTACAACAGGTATGGGATGCCGTGGGCTTTGGAACTGTCCAGTCTCTTCAGCGATGTCAGAAAGAATGGGAACTAATATTTGTGGGTGCCTGTCGTGTGGTCAGTATCCATGAGCCATTAGCAAATGCTCTAACCCTTTGCAGGTCCTTTTTGAAGTCTGTTCTGCTGGAGGAACTTCACAGTGACCAAATAGTTTTGTActtggagaaatattttttagatattataatgataatgacaatgaTAATGGCCTTGAGCACCGTGGTAAACACTTGTTTGTAATTCACAGATAATAGAGGAATGATTTTGTCCTCTTCTCTCAGAAACCTCTCTGCTTGGTTGTATGGAGCAGGCCacataagtatttgaggtgataaATACTGGAAGCACTTTCTGGGACCAAATaaggagaaacaaagtaaatagaataatataatttgatcacataaagaataaatttaatgtgTTATCACCTTATGTGTTATAACCTTCTAGTCACAACTTTGCTAGGGAAGAAATTCTTTTCAGggaagaaatcaaaattaaaagtctATCCTGTAAATAAACCATATCATAGAAAGACCTGGAaggtattgtttaaaaaaaagatattgtaGAGCTGGCCtgttaactcacttggttagggcatggtactgataacaccagggtcaagggtttggatcccataccagccagctgccaaaaaagaacaagcaaacaaacaaacaaacaaaaaggtatTGTAGAAGTGtatttactgatgaggaaagcTGTTTACAAGATATTGTTAAAGTTTACAAAACAGTGTGTACATTATGATCGTACACATGGGTTACATAGACACGTATCTAACAAAGGTTAACACAGCAAGGTGTTAACAACCACTGTCTGAATGATGGGACTGTTAGTAAGCTAGTTTGTTTTTGCTGGGGGGgtggtatttcttatttttgaggaGTAGTAAAGAAGATTATTAtgagaacattttttatttttatttttattttaaaagatggccagtaaggggatcttagcccttgacttggtgttgtcagcaccacactctcccaagtgagccacgggctggcctcataatatgaatattttttataaaggtaACTAACATATTTAGATTGCATACCATGTGCTGGGCATGGTTCTAAGCTCCTTACATGTATTAagtcattcaatcctcacaaccaccccacAAGGTTGCTATTATCCCCAATTTTATAGGTGTGGAAACAGGCACTGGAAGAGTGAGTCACATGCCCAAAGTTGCTTAGCCCTagtgggcagagctgggattcaaacccagtcgGTTTGGTTTCAAAGAAAATACTCCCACCATTAcatgtaatagtaataataatgacattagaagttattttttaagaTCCTTAGGGTATTACAATTTGGGTCTTTTCAAAACCAGGAATGGCATCAAACCCCAGTGTGTACCCTAAGTTTCTCTCCATCTTGCTGGGGCTCTGAGCCCCTCTTCCAGGCTGTTATCTGGATGGAGACTTCACAGGCTCCACCCTGTTGACACTGACGCCTGGGCTGAGAATTGAGAGACCTGGATTCAGTCTTTGGTCTGTCAAAattgggtaaattatttaacttctccatgccttgattttgtcatctttaaaatggaagtGTCTCAAGGTGTGATCACTGCATCATGGGTATGTTGGAGAACACTCTTGTTCTTAGGAGTATTTAGGCACGAAGTGGCATGATGTCTGCAACTGACTCACAAACGgttcatgatttcttttaaaaaaactctgtGTGCGTgcaaatggagagagagagagagagagagaaggtgggaaagaaagcaaatgtggcaaattGTTAATAATTGGTGCATTGTTCGGTGAAGGGTATTTGGGTATTAATTGTACTATTTGATCAACTTTTCTGAggatttaaacttttaaaaaaagaagtatgcTACCACAACAAGATGAAATATCATGTAGATATTAGAATTCATGACTGCCGTTAGTTATTGAATTTTACAGCATATGAAAGGAAGACAGGATATACGTTTTAAGTACATTCTCTTCTCAAAAATGTACTCAAATATTTCTAGCAATAAACTTAGCGAGAATAATGAGGCTGCAAAATTAAACTCACACTACAAAtctgaatggaaaaaataaatagcgAGAATAATGAGGCTGCAAAATTAAACTCACACTACAAAtctgaatggaaaaaataaaattatcaccaTTTTGTCTTTAATATAGCCATCAATCTGATACTTTAGTCACTCAttaatagaaacaaataaaattaaatatctaaccTAACTTAAACAAAAACTAGAAGGGTCAGACAAGGTGATGTCGAAGGTCCCTTTCAGTTGTAAAATTCTGTGGTTGCAATTAAGCAATGTGATTTAATGATGATCTATGTTAATCTCCTTGCCAGAACCATAGCCACAGAGCCCATTCCCCACAGCATACAAGGGCAAAGACTCAACCATGTGTGTGCATCTCCTTACAGGAAAATGAGGATGAGGCGGGAACTAGAGCCCAGGAGCCCCAAGCCAGCCGCACCTTCTGTCCTGGGCCCGAACAACAACGGCAGCCAACACCCTGCAGCTGTGACCTTCAGCCCTGTTGATGTCCATGTGGAGACTCGGTGACTCCCACCCTGGTGCTATCTCTGCCACTGTCCAAAGAGCCTTCTCTAGAGTCAAGACCCAGAAGTGCACTTCTCTGGCAGCTTTGCTATGAGTTCCTTCTGGTCAGGTCGACAGAGGCATCTTTTATGCAACTTCTGATGCTTCAGGCAATCCTCAACCTTGTCTGCCATGTCCCACCCCAGCTACGTCCATATCCCTGCTGCCACCCTTCCAAAAAGCTGTGGAACATCCTTTTGCCGTCTGGTGAGGTAGTGTTATGTTGGGAATCCACTGATGTGGGTTTAGCTCTTCCCCCGCAAACGCTGTAGCTAgctagacagacagacagacttaTAGCTCAGGAATCTTCTGGTCAGGAGTCAGGGATCAAGGCATGCTTCTTAGAGTGTCACAATGGAGTCTGCCACTGGGCTCATATCAGATTAAACTCTATAACCACAGCTTTGCAGAGCAAAGTATTCAATCCCATAACCAGCACAGGGGAAATAACTTGGACTAACTAACCAGAAAACCAACTTGTTAACTTATAATTTGTTCCACCACTAGATGACCTCTAGCTAGCTCATGACAATTGGTCAGCACATTTTCCCCTCCTTAAAAATGGTTATGTTgagagttataacaccaaggttgaaggtttggatccccttactagtcagctgccaaaaagaaaaaaaaaaagttacattaaaaactgaaaaactgaattCTTCCCGAAAGGTTTCTGCCTCATTAGGAAAGAGTCAGAGTAATAGGAATACAGTGACTTTGAGGAATAGTGGCCTTTAGGATAAGAGTTTGTTGCATTGTACGTGGACCTGGAACCATTCTGGTGGCTGGTCAGGGATCCCCTTCCTCCTACGGCTGGATTAACCCTGACTCAGTCTCATTTCTTGGCTCCTCTTTATTTGGATTCTAAGCAGCCTTGACTCTCCTGTTAACACCTTACCTCCCAGCACCAGTATTTGGAGACTGATTAGATTGCAAACTGTATGTATGTTACCTATGTCCCTTCTGGTCACCTTGCAGAGATTTAAGACATATTCAAAGAATCACATTCACAGACCACTTCTCTATAGAGAGCTGATCTCTGATGCCTTAAACCTGGAAAACAATCTATTGAGAAGGGAAAGCATTTTGGAATTAGAAAGACCTGCCTTCCAAGCCCTACTTCCTGCTTGTGTGGCCTTGGAAAAGTGACTCAGCCTCTCCATATTCGGTTTCCTAACCATGAAGTGGAAATGATAATATCTGCCTCACTTGGGTATTATAACAGGCCATGGACTTAGAAAAGCAGATcaagcatagtgcctggcacccaATAGATACTTAATAAATGGGAACCAGCATTATCACTATGGTTTTTCTTCAATTGCAAGACATATGTTCATTCACATTTTAACAATTCTGAAATCAGAATGTGTCTTACAATTGATGGGACCATTAATGTagttatatttctttgtttttccctccCACTCAAAAAGCTACTTTTTAATCAATTGTGCATCTTACAATTGATGTCATCTTGAAAACAAGGTAATAGGTCATTATTCTGTTACATAAAGTGACACTCAGACATTTAACCTCAAATTCTAGGAGTCTCTCCTTCTTGGGGTCAGACATCTCTTTTGAGGGGAAATTGAGGGTCAGGGAGAAAAAGGGACTGATACAGGGTCACACAACTCATGTCATCCCACTATAAAAATACTCACTCGAGTAGCTCTGGAGAAATACTGACTAATTTTTCCTCTCCAGCCATCTTTTCTTTCTACTGTGTTTAAATATCCACCACATACCAGGCACTTTGCAAGGTGTTTTCACATAAGTTATTTCATAGGATTTAATTTTCCCAATAATCctgttattatttcttccatttacagatgagaatttCCGACTCAAAGAGAAAAAgtacttgcccaaagccacatggCTAGTAAGTCACAAAGACAGGACTCAAAACCAGGTCTCTTTGACTCCTAAGTACATCTTTTTGTTATAGCACAGTCTTCCTGCCATCCAGGCTCAAAGAAGCACGGATTCTTTTGTGCGCTGCACAAGAGGACAGCCCTGCACGTGTGTCTGAGTGGAAGTCAGGGGTTTAGCTGCTAAGCTGAAAGAGGGGACAAAGCTACTTTGGTAGTCTCCTTTGGGCTTCTGTGACTGCAGCCTAAGGAGCCCTTTCTCAACCCATCCAAGCTCTAATGATTCCTGCTTCATTCACTCTCCTGCTTAGGCCCAAGGAACAAAGGGTGGAGAAGCATCTAACCAGGGCAAAGCCATTTCTTTGAGGCCTCAAGACCCAAACAGACATGCTTCCCTAAACacattctgcttttaaaaaattgtttttaacgTTCTGGCTCTAGAACTAGAATCTTCTGCCCACAGTGGAATCTTCCTGGAGTTATCCTCTAGTATATGTTCTTTTGCTGATCGAAGGCTTGGAAATGGAGGAAACGGGAAAATAGAGTGGTGAGGGGGAGACAAATAAAAGGattttagggccgaccccatggcgcactcgggagagtgtggtgctgggagcgcagcgacgctcccgccgcgggttcggatcctatataggaatggccggtgcgctcactggctgagtaccggtcacgaaaaagacaaaaaaaaaaaaaaaaaaaaaggattttagtattttgtttttaactaatgAAGATAACTCAATAAACGTCCTGTAAGGGCTCCTATGTGCAAGGTGAGGTGCTACTAAATCTATTAAGACATGATCTCTGCTCTCAAGGAGTCAACAGCTGGTCTCAAAGCAGGGATCATGTAACACATTATGTGTCTTGTCTGACCAGGTGCCTTTCTTAACTGAGTAGATGCTGCCTTATTGGCCACCGAATCAATAAAAGATATTAAACGCTTAaagaaaactgtttaaaaataaaaaggtttaaatcaaaatTGTTGAGTTGATTTCAATTAAGAGCTAACAAATAACTTTTCCAAAAACCTCTTTTCCTTGACCATGTAAATAGGCCCTATGGGaaagcctgagtcttttcaaacATTGCATCATCCATTTTGAAGGCTGATGGAAAAGGTGGGCTGCCATCAACAGATCCTTCTGTGAGTTAGAAAATTAACTTGCTCAAATAGGACAAAAGGCGTCCCATTTCACAGCCTGCAGTTAAACACCAGAAGTGATGAGATGTCAGGGTTTGGGGACCCGTGGGAATGTAGGAGATATTAGAATAAACCCAAATCACCAAAAATGATATTTACCATAAcagctcctactgtgtgccaggcacgtGATAGGCCCTTTATACCCACCAGCTCCTCAAACCCTTATAACTCCCATCCATAGAGCCATCATCATCTCTATTTTGTGACTAAGAAAACAGGCTCAGGGAGGTAACTTGTCCTTGGGCGATGCgatggatattagccattcttcTGGTGACTATTGTCATGTTTGGGGAATCCTCTACTTTAAGAGGTAAGACCACCTCCTGCTATAAAAGTTGAAAAGGCCAGATATTCGTTTTCACAGAGTCCCTTGAAGCATATGACCTTAGTCTCTGCTAACCAGACACTCCTGCCATGAACTTTGAAACTAAAACTGATAACATAAAGGGGCAGGAACTGTGCAGAATCTGCCCTGGTGGCAGGTGCATGTGACACCATCCATTTCAAGAGGTAGTAATATCAGGGGTTCTAGCAGCAATACAACATCATTATTGAGTGTCCAAACCCAGTGCCTGTAGAGTTGGCTACATGAGCTATG
The sequence above is drawn from the Cynocephalus volans isolate mCynVol1 chromosome 8, mCynVol1.pri, whole genome shotgun sequence genome and encodes:
- the NCMAP gene encoding noncompact myelin-associated protein codes for the protein MTTATPLGDTTFFSLNMTTRGEDFLYKSSGAIVAAIVVVVIIIFTVVLILLKMYNRKMRMRRELEPRSPKPAAPSVLGPNNNGSQHPAAVTFSPVDVHVETR